From Aquificota bacterium, one genomic window encodes:
- a CDS encoding radical SAM protein, which produces MDLQKKIKLMSRLASFEREGDINLESCIFYASTPKGKVPILKLMQTTMCDKNCVYCAFRRDRDQTIRMALKPEEIARGFMDLYKAGKVRGLFLSSGIFGNPEFTMERMIDTVKILREKYEFKGYIHLKIMPGVSLQTVEEAVKVADRVSINLETTKEERLQSIAKGKSILKDMLPKVEYVDKLIRNSRGKSQITQMMVGVGDEKDEEIIRAVVYLNKNFRLSRIYFSAFFPVSHTPLENKPPENPLREYRLYQVDFLVREYGFSFEDFKPILRDGNLPLETDPKTAWAEANKHLFPIEINTADYDMLIKVPGIGKRTAEEIIKRRKEKRLKSVEDLKGIRNVDKILKYITINGKRYLPSIYS; this is translated from the coding sequence ATGGACCTTCAAAAAAAGATAAAACTCATGTCAAGGCTTGCAAGCTTTGAAAGAGAGGGAGATATAAACTTAGAAAGTTGTATATTTTATGCCTCCACTCCAAAGGGTAAGGTGCCAATTCTAAAACTTATGCAAACTACCATGTGCGATAAGAACTGCGTGTATTGCGCCTTTAGAAGGGATAGGGACCAGACCATAAGGATGGCTCTAAAGCCAGAAGAGATAGCAAGAGGCTTTATGGACCTTTATAAAGCTGGTAAAGTTAGGGGCCTTTTCCTGTCTTCTGGCATATTTGGAAATCCAGAATTCACAATGGAAAGGATGATAGACACGGTAAAAATACTTAGAGAAAAGTATGAGTTCAAGGGCTATATACACCTTAAGATTATGCCAGGCGTATCCCTTCAAACGGTGGAAGAGGCCGTAAAGGTGGCAGACAGAGTATCTATAAACCTTGAGACTACAAAGGAAGAAAGGCTACAAAGCATAGCAAAGGGCAAAAGCATACTAAAAGATATGCTTCCCAAAGTAGAGTATGTGGATAAGCTCATAAGAAATAGCAGGGGGAAAAGCCAGATAACACAGATGATGGTGGGTGTGGGCGATGAGAAGGATGAGGAGATAATAAGGGCTGTAGTTTATCTCAATAAGAACTTTAGACTAAGCAGGATTTATTTTAGTGCCTTTTTCCCAGTTTCTCACACTCCCCTTGAAAACAAACCGCCAGAGAACCCTTTGAGAGAATACAGGTTATACCAAGTGGACTTTTTGGTAAGAGAATATGGCTTTTCCTTTGAGGACTTTAAACCCATACTAAGGGATGGGAACCTTCCCCTTGAAACAGACCCAAAGACGGCATGGGCTGAGGCAAACAAACACCTATTTCCCATTGAGATAAACACGGCTGACTATGATATGCTTATAAAAGTCCCCGGTATTGGTAAAAGGACGGCAGAGGAAATAATAAAAAGAAGAAAAGAAAAAAGGCTTAAATCCGTAGAGGACTTAAAGGGTATAAGGAATGTGGATAAAATTTTGAAATATATAACTATAAACGGCAAACGCTACTTGCCAAGTATATATTCGTAA